In Helicobacter mastomyrinus, a single genomic region encodes these proteins:
- a CDS encoding class I SAM-dependent methyltransferase, producing MNELSIQQNQTLWEEMFKNKEWGKYPSEPLIRFIAKHFYKVPNRKDIKILELGIGGGANIWYMAREGFSVSGIEWAQNGINQCIRRFESEGLMPYLDSMQCGDYLYALDNFKPQSFDAWIDSASLCCNDFEKTQKIIHKTIEKLKIGGKFFSLTPSVGTFGLDEDKDLGYHLCKPTQGCCANTGIVRFSTKEDIETLYNGANYHITHSYEVQTLDEGTLLNGLFIIEGLKRGE from the coding sequence ATGAATGAATTATCTATTCAACAAAATCAAACCTTGTGGGAAGAAATGTTTAAAAATAAAGAATGGGGTAAATACCCGAGTGAGCCGCTTATCCGCTTTATTGCAAAACATTTTTACAAAGTGCCAAATCGTAAGGATATAAAAATCTTAGAGCTTGGCATTGGCGGTGGGGCGAATATATGGTATATGGCAAGGGAAGGCTTTAGCGTAAGTGGTATAGAATGGGCGCAAAATGGTATCAATCAGTGTATAAGACGTTTTGAAAGCGAGGGCTTAATGCCCTATTTAGATTCAATGCAATGTGGAGACTACCTCTATGCACTTGATAATTTTAAGCCTCAAAGTTTTGACGCTTGGATTGATAGTGCTTCACTCTGTTGTAATGACTTCGAAAAAACGCAGAAAATTATCCACAAAACTATAGAAAAGCTCAAAATAGGAGGAAAATTCTTTTCACTCACGCCATCTGTTGGCACATTTGGTTTAGACGAAGATAAGGACTTGGGCTATCATTTATGTAAGCCTACGCAAGGCTGCTGTGCAAATACCGGCATTGTAAGATTTAGCACAAAAGAGGATATAGAGACACTTTATAATGGAGCAAATTACCACATCACACATAGTTACGAGGTGCAAACTTTAGATGAGGGGACACTCCTTAATGGTCTTTTCATCATCGAGGGTCTAAAGAGGGGAGAATAG
- a CDS encoding LegC family aminotransferase, with translation MSNQAFKDIFAFIRELYTMPEGFIPLHEPRFKGNEKQYLIECIESSFVSSVGAFVNAFEEQIAAFCGSKYAIATTNGTSALHASLYALEVNATCEVITQPLSFIATSNAIAYTGATPVYIDVDMESMSLSPIALQSFLQKYALKQQDGTTINKKSGKTLKACVPMHTFGHPARIQEIKAICDEWNILLIEDAAESLGSYIIDNQHKIHTGVIGICGILSFNGNKTITCGGGGAILTQDEALAKRLKHLTTTAKIPHPYEYNHDELGFNYRLPNLNAALCVAQIEQLPAFLADKNNIAQAYKSFFSSIANIEFISARDSTQPNFWLNAIRLPSQKMRDEFLEQSNAVGIMTRPIWKLNNECSAYRHCQSDDLTNAKALQASIVNLPSSVRIHAKP, from the coding sequence ATGAGCAATCAAGCATTCAAAGATATTTTTGCCTTTATTCGTGAGCTTTATACTATGCCAGAAGGCTTTATCCCCCTCCACGAGCCACGTTTTAAAGGGAATGAAAAGCAATATTTGATAGAATGTATAGAAAGTAGCTTCGTATCAAGTGTAGGGGCGTTTGTAAATGCTTTTGAAGAGCAAATCGCTGCCTTTTGTGGAAGCAAATATGCTATCGCTACGACTAATGGCACATCAGCCCTACACGCTTCGCTTTATGCACTAGAAGTAAATGCTACCTGTGAGGTTATCACCCAACCTCTTAGCTTTATCGCTACAAGCAATGCCATAGCTTACACGGGGGCTACTCCTGTGTATATAGATGTCGATATGGAGAGTATGAGTCTCTCCCCCATCGCGCTTCAATCTTTTCTTCAAAAATATGCCCTCAAACAACAAGATGGGACTACTATCAATAAAAAAAGTGGCAAGACTCTCAAAGCCTGCGTGCCTATGCACACCTTTGGACACCCAGCAAGGATACAAGAGATTAAAGCAATCTGTGATGAGTGGAATATTCTGCTTATTGAAGATGCTGCAGAAAGCTTAGGCAGCTATATTATAGACAATCAGCACAAAATCCACACAGGAGTGATTGGAATCTGCGGAATCCTAAGCTTTAATGGTAATAAGACAATTACTTGCGGTGGTGGTGGGGCGATTCTTACACAAGATGAAGCCCTTGCCAAACGTCTTAAACACCTCACCACAACGGCTAAAATCCCCCACCCCTATGAATACAATCACGATGAACTAGGCTTTAATTATCGTTTGCCAAATCTCAATGCAGCTTTATGCGTAGCGCAAATAGAGCAACTCCCTGCATTTTTAGCAGATAAAAATAATATTGCGCAGGCATACAAATCTTTTTTTAGCTCCATAGCTAATATTGAGTTTATTTCTGCTCGAGATTCCACACAGCCAAACTTTTGGCTCAATGCCATAAGGCTTCCCTCTCAAAAAATGCGAGATGAATTTTTAGAGCAGAGCAATGCGGTGGGGATTATGACACGTCCTATATGGAAGCTTAATAATGAATGCAGCGCATATAGACATTGTCAAAGCGATGATTTAACAAATGCTAAAGCCCTACAAGCAAGTATTGTAAATCTCCCTAGCAGTGTTAGAATCCACGCAAAGCCTTAA
- a CDS encoding glycosyl transferase — protein sequence MLTLDCIALCIEQIGKCDMIWHDTEYVYEDGIESLSYPSLLESLHISQAEAIDKIYSPLDVWQHYEGFSWVHQGMFHIRLLDYLRFSPQIQSEDALFGMILFAKAQKIKIATKPLYIYRFHTYSTSEHNLQTNTPLKPYPNYMSDIAYTFCNRYKIKHYHFAYSCTYICLGLLAFIDTFPKNLSEYEKKLRDRLIAFLQVRAIYAFGGICFESDPKYIRDLLKPLEPYMQKISFNTKIAYFYPRLYRVLRFFKSYVRQGE from the coding sequence ATGCTTACATTAGATTGCATAGCTTTATGTATAGAGCAAATTGGTAAATGTGATATGATATGGCACGATACAGAATATGTCTATGAAGATGGGATAGAATCTCTAAGCTATCCTTCACTTTTAGAATCTTTACATATTTCACAAGCAGAAGCTATAGATAAAATATATAGCCCACTTGATGTATGGCAGCATTATGAAGGATTTTCGTGGGTGCATCAAGGAATGTTTCATATTCGCCTTCTTGATTATTTGCGCTTTAGTCCGCAGATTCAAAGTGAAGATGCTTTGTTTGGTATGATTTTATTTGCTAAGGCTCAAAAGATTAAAATCGCTACAAAACCTTTATATATCTATCGTTTTCATACATATTCTACGAGCGAGCATAATTTACAGACAAACACCCCTCTCAAACCATATCCAAACTATATGAGCGATATTGCCTATACTTTTTGTAATCGTTACAAAATCAAACATTATCATTTTGCCTATTCTTGCACTTATATTTGTTTAGGGCTTTTAGCTTTTATAGATACTTTTCCTAAAAATCTTAGCGAATATGAAAAAAAGCTTAGAGATAGGCTTATTGCATTTTTACAAGTGAGGGCTATATATGCCTTTGGAGGGATATGTTTTGAATCTGATCCAAAATATATACGAGATTTATTAAAACCTTTAGAACCTTATATGCAAAAGATAAGTTTCAATACAAAGATTGCTTATTTTTATCCACGATTGTATAGAGTTTTACGTTTTTTCAAGTCGTATGTGAGGCAGGGGGAGTGA
- a CDS encoding NeuD/PglB/VioB family sugar acetyltransferase: MPHKPYILIIGGGGHAKACIDVIEQENKYHICGIIDKNALQNGSTHLLGYPILGSDDDLQTLFSTIQYAFIAIGQIKTPSPRLRIYQKLKRIGYHLPSIISPFAYVARNVTIKEGSIIMHHALINSNASVGKACIINSKALVEHDCKIDDFCHLSTASVVNGSCHIGEGSFLGSNMILAHNTTIPSYSLLYHNPLESHYLTNKKGIFSNGGGVS, translated from the coding sequence ATGCCTCACAAACCCTATATACTCATCATCGGTGGTGGCGGACACGCAAAGGCTTGCATTGATGTTATCGAGCAGGAAAATAAATATCATATCTGTGGAATCATCGATAAAAATGCCTTGCAAAATGGTTCTACGCATTTGCTCGGATATCCTATACTTGGCAGTGATGATGATTTACAAACACTTTTTAGTACGATTCAGTATGCCTTTATCGCCATCGGGCAGATTAAGACACCCTCCCCTCGCCTACGCATTTACCAAAAGCTTAAAAGAATTGGTTATCATCTGCCATCTATTATTTCGCCATTTGCTTATGTGGCAAGAAATGTAACTATCAAGGAAGGCAGTATTATTATGCACCACGCGCTTATTAACTCTAATGCTTCTGTCGGCAAGGCTTGTATTATTAATTCAAAAGCCCTTGTTGAGCACGATTGCAAGATAGATGACTTTTGTCATCTATCTACGGCAAGTGTTGTAAATGGTAGTTGTCATATTGGCGAGGGGAGCTTTTTAGGAAGCAATATGATTTTAGCCCATAATACGACTATCCCTTCTTATTCGCTCCTCTATCACAATCCTCTAGAATCTCATTATCTCACAAACAAAAAAGGTATTTTTTCTAACGGGGGGGGGGTAAGTTAA